One window from the genome of Cricetulus griseus strain 17A/GY chromosome 2, alternate assembly CriGri-PICRH-1.0, whole genome shotgun sequence encodes:
- the LOC100765211 gene encoding 60S ribosomal protein L39-like has protein sequence MSSHKTCRIKGFLAKKQKQNRPIPQWIQMKTGNKIRYNSKRRHWRRTKLGL, from the coding sequence ATGTCTTCTCACAAGACTTGCAGAATCAAGGGATTCCTggccaagaaacaaaagcaaaatcgtCCTATTCCTCAGTGGATTCAGATGAAAACTGGTAACAAAATCAGGTACAACTCCAAGAGAAGACACTGGAGGAGAACCAAGCTGGGCCTGTAA